The segment GCGAACACTGTCAATACTTCAACGAAACTTCGCCAACGGTAAGGATGTGACCACGTCGTCGATAGCCAGGGCGCTGGGAATATCGGCGCCTTCAGCCACGTCACTCGTAGACAGGTTGGAGTCCAGGGGCCACGCTCAAAGAATGCGCTCCACGATAGATAGGCGAATTGTCAACGTCTTACCGACCGCCACCGCCCTTCAAGAAGCCAGAGACATTTTCTTGCCAATATCACAGGCCATTCTCGAATCTCTCGATGGTTTTTCAGAACAAGAACTGACAGTTGCGAGTGAAGTCCTTTCAAGCGCGGCTAAGGCTCTAGAAAAACACATCGACGCACAGCGAGAATGATCCAACGCCGCCCACTGTCGCAAGACGCCAGCATGAGCGTTATCAGGCAAAGTGACGCCCGCGGTAAGGCATTGGTGAGGAGGCACTTAATCGATAAGTCACCACAATCGAGTGGCAACCGCTGTTGCCGTACTCCCCTGGAGATGGGATTCTGCGGCCGGATAGACTCATGCTGGCGGAAGCTCGCTATGCGCAAGTTCACGACCATCAAGACCGAAGAATGACCGACGGGCTGGGTTCTGAGAGCGCGCAGTTTCTAGGATACTTCCATGAGCGCAGATAAGAACACGGCAGAAGACCAAGGGGCGCAGTTCAACGAGGCGGCCAACGAAAGATTGGCGGCCGCACGCCAATCGGGTGTGGCCGTCACCCTTCGAATTGTGGCTTCCGCGGGCGTATCCTTCGTCCTGCTCAGCGGAGTGTATGCGGCCCTGGCGCGCAGTTTCGGGCGCAGCCAGGAATGGGCGGATAACTTCCTCAAGCTGTTCGATCCTCTTGGCCAGCCTTTTGACCCCCGCTGGTTGCCTCTCGCAGAGATGGACGGCACCACGCCGGTGCTGCACCGCGCTCTCGCCGTCATGATCAGCCTGGGTATCGCCGTCGCCGTCGCCATGCGCTCCCTGAACGACGCCCTCAGCAAATCTGTTGACGCGGCCGATCCGGCTGGCAACAAAACCGCCATCTCGTGGGTGGCCATCCGCCAGATGCACCTCTTCGCCTATTACATTGCCGGCATGTTTCTGTATTGCGCAATTATCGGCGCCGTCGCCGGCGATCCGATCAGCGCCATCCTCGCCGCCCTCGCCTGCTGGTTCTTTCGGATCGAAATCCAGCGAACGGACCTGACCGTTCAGCTCTCGAAGGTACCCCGCATCCAGATCACGCGCGCCGAATACGAACACCTGCGTCGTTCCATTGAATACGAACTCCACCCGCCCGCCCGCGCCGAGTATTTCTACACGGCGGGAGCCGCACTCCTTGTCCTGGGGGCGGCCATGATCGCCAGCCATTTCGGGGCCAATATTGGTGGCGCAGTTGGATCGGAGGGCGCCGTCGATGCCCTCAGCAGCTGGGGCTATAGCTTCGGGATTCTCCTGGCGATCATGGCCGTCTTTGTTCTCGTGTGTATGGTATGCGCGAGCCTGATCGCGGAGGTCATCCGCACCGTCAGGCGCGGCGACAAGCTGGGCGAACAAACCAGCAGCATCGCCATCAGCCTCACGCTCACGATCGTCGGGGCCCTGGCCTGCGGCTATATCGCTGAGACCCTCACCTTCACTCCCCTGACCGGAACTGCTACGCCGAACCCAACGATCCAGCAGGGCTGGCTCAACAACACGTGGGGAATCGCGCTCAGCTCAATACTCGGCTTCGCGGTCATCTGCTCGTTCGTCAAGGGCCTGCGCGGGCGTGGTCCGATGCGTGGCTACCTTGGCCGCACGTATGCTCGCGCCGCCGCCAACCCGATTCTCCGCCTGCGTTCAACCTCTCCGCACAACGCGCTTGCCGCTGGCGGCTCGCTCGCCCGTCGTCGTCGCAACACGACACCGCCTCAGCAAGCCGACGTGTTAGCGAAAGACACGCGATTACGGTCAGCCGTGCTCGTTCCCTGCGGTCTGCCTCGGCGAGTCCTGTATAGCCTTCTGGCCGTCGCCTGCGTGGGATTCTTCCTGTGGGAGGGGCCAGGCTTCCTTCGCACGTCCGAATCCGCGTGGGCGCTGCATTCGGCTGGTCAACTCTTCGCGGCGCTCGTCGTGGCCGCGCTCGGCTATGCCGCTTTCGCCTTTGTGACCGTTCAAGGAGTGCGCCTCAACGACTCGGCATTTAACGTGCGGCACCTGTGCGTCATTTTCTTGTTCGAATGTATCGCCCTCGCGAAAGTGCTCACGACGTCGTACAACCCGTCGCATCCGGCGCTCGCGGTCACCTGGGTAGCGTTTCGTCTTTTGGCGGTCCTCGGAAGCGCGATCCTGGTTACACTGGCACTTCTGCGCCCGCTAGAACCCACCACAGTGGAACCCGGCGACGGCCGTATCGAAGAGTGCGAACAAGCGTCGTCGTCACGGCTGGCGCCGGGCTTTGTGGTGTTATTCAAGCTTGATCGCTTCTTCGCCAGGATGAGCTTGAATATCGACGAACAAAGGTGGGCCCTGTGGAATGAAGTTACCGCCGGCCCACACGGCGAACGATATGTGGCGGTCAATAGCTATGAAGGTGCGCTTGCGGCGCTTTTCGATACCTGCGCTTTCACCCCAGACCAGCAAGTAATACCAACGGAGGACAAAGCAGAGCACTAAGTGTTTCCCGCCGCTGCACGGGCAGCCGGGCCCTGCGGGAGGACCCGGGGGCTCGGTCTGGTTGTTCAGGGCGATACAGACTGTGGGGAGCTGAACTGCCCCGCACACCTCAACCCGACAGACACGGTTTGGCCCGGCGCTAGTTACTATTCGTAGGTAGTTCGCTACCGCGCACTGAGGTTCTGATGCTGGGCTGAGGTCAGCTCAGCAACCAGGTGTTGAAGGAGTATCTAGGGCCGTTCACTGGGTGGCGGCTCCTCCTTGAGTTTCCGTGGACGATGCGCGCGCTCGGCGTCGTATGCGATAACAAGGAGCGGGTAGCTGGGGCGCTTTTAGTGACGACACGCTACACCGCCTCAATGCCAGGATCGGCTAGCATCTTGCGCATATGAACACGCTGTTGACTAGCTAGTGATTCTACTCAGATTGGCCAGGCCGCCGAAAGCAAACGCGCCACTCGTGGGGACGGCGCAGCCGCACCTCGCCCGTGTCCTTAGCCCACTTCTTCTCCAGCAAAGGCTCCCCGCGGGCTGAACCGATACGGTGGACTGCGGAGTCTGATATCGGTCTGGCCCGCGAGGAGTCCTGCCACTGAGTCTTGGCCGACGGCCTCCGGTGACCTTTACAAGGGTTTCCACGGCGCTAGCGCCGGGATAATCCCGTACCGGCGCCAGGATTCCGGTTAGGCGTGGGTCGAGGCCGTGTCGCTTACGTCGTCGGGCCGCGGAATGAGTGTGGAGAAGGCGAGCGAGCACAGCACAAGGAACGCCCCGCCCGCGATTGCCCACCGGTAACCGGCGAGCACCCCCGCGCTCTGGCCAACGAAGGTGTTGATGGCGTAAAGGATCGCGAAACTCAATCCGGCACCCAGATTGAAAGCGCCGGAGTTCATGCCCGGAAGGTACCCCTGGTTATCGGCCGGGCTGAGCACCACGCCCAAACCGTTGAGCATGATGTTGACCATGCCCGCATAGGCAATACCCACTGCGATGCAGATGAGTAGCAACAGCAGGCGCGACGGCCGGTCGGCAACGAAAACGGTAAAGAGGAGCAGTGCGCTGGTGAGAATCAAGCCGGCCTGCAGGACCCGCTTGAATCCAAAACGGGAAGCGAGTTGCCCACTCACGGGGCCCATGAGCAGACCCGCAATCGCATACGGCGAGAGCGTCCAGAATGATACCTCGGCGGCGCTGATACCCGGGCCCACGCCACCGTCCTGCGCCAGACTCGGCACGAGGCCGTTCATCACGGCGAATACGCCGGTCATGGTCAGCAGAGTGGTGCCGAGGAGCGCCCAGGTGCGGCGTTGCTTCAAATACGTGGTGGTGACCAGCGGGTGCGCCACCCTGTTTTCGACACTCCAGAAGACTGCGAAGGCAACAATTGCCACCACGATCAGGCCCGCAAACACCAGCCAGTTCGCTTCTGCCAGCTTGCCAGCCTCGTTGAAGGCGAAGTATAGCGCGCCCAGCACAACAACCAGTGGGAACGTACCCTTCCAATCCATGGGCACTCGTTCGTCGCCGCGCGATTCCACAGTGCCGAAGCTAATGGCGACGACGGCGATCACGCACACCACGGCCATCGTGAAGAATACGGACTGGAAGCCACAATGCTCTGCAAGCCAGCCACCGGCCATCGCATCCACGCCCGCGATCCCGCCGTTGACCGCGGTCAGAACGGCCATCAGTTTGGCATATTGGCGGTTATCAGGAACCTGGACGTGCAGCATAATCAGTGCCATGGGAACGATCGGCCCGGCCACGCCTTGTACGACGCGACCGACCGCCAGCATGGTTACCCCGCCCACATAGGCGGAAAGGCCAGAAATGATGCAGCCGATCGCGGTGATCGTGAGCATCCACAGCATGATGCGGCGCCGGCCAATCAGATCACCCCAGCGGGGAAGGAATAGGGAGAACAGGGCGGCAGCGGCGAAGAATGCCGTCTGGGTGAGCCCGATTTGGCTCGCATCGACTCCGAGCTGATGTTCCA is part of the Trueperella abortisuis genome and harbors:
- a CDS encoding MarR family winged helix-turn-helix transcriptional regulator is translated as MQKISPHQETKYVVVDALRRFSEIAEQAIDIGAAGKHIHRTDMRTLSILQRNFANGKDVTTSSIARALGISAPSATSLVDRLESRGHAQRMRSTIDRRIVNVLPTATALQEARDIFLPISQAILESLDGFSEQELTVASEVLSSAAKALEKHIDAQRE
- the uriT gene encoding uridine transporter UriT — encoded protein: MNTSTSRRAENSLPSVPVLMTALICAIFAFQLNASMLSPALVTMEHQLGVDASQIGLTQTAFFAAAALFSLFLPRWGDLIGRRRIMLWMLTITAIGCIISGLSAYVGGVTMLAVGRVVQGVAGPIVPMALIMLHVQVPDNRQYAKLMAVLTAVNGGIAGVDAMAGGWLAEHCGFQSVFFTMAVVCVIAVVAISFGTVESRGDERVPMDWKGTFPLVVVLGALYFAFNEAGKLAEANWLVFAGLIVVAIVAFAVFWSVENRVAHPLVTTTYLKQRRTWALLGTTLLTMTGVFAVMNGLVPSLAQDGGVGPGISAAEVSFWTLSPYAIAGLLMGPVSGQLASRFGFKRVLQAGLILTSALLLFTVFVADRPSRLLLLLICIAVGIAYAGMVNIMLNGLGVVLSPADNQGYLPGMNSGAFNLGAGLSFAILYAINTFVGQSAGVLAGYRWAIAGGAFLVLCSLAFSTLIPRPDDVSDTASTHA